The genomic stretch GGCTCGACGACGAGTTTGCCGAGCGCGTTTCGATCGTCCATATCGGCGAACGCCTGATCGGTGTCGTCGAGCGAATAGCGTTCGTACACGACCGGATCGAGTCGGCCGTCGGCAACCAGATCGACGAGACGCTCGAGATCCGACTGTGTTCCCATCGTGCTCCCGATGATCCGCTTGTGATTCAAGAAGAGATCCCCCATCGTGAGCGTCGAGGTCGGCCCCGCCGTCTGTCCGCAGATCGCCATGCGTCCGCCGCGTCGCAGGACGTTTTGTCCGACCTCGGTGTACGGGCCACCGAGGTGGTTGATCGTCACGTCGACGCGGCCAATCTCGAGGACCGCATCGCGAATCTCGTCGGGATCGCCGGATTCGATGACGTAATCGGCGCCGAGCGTCTCGAGCCGATCGAGTTTCTCTCGAGAGGTCGACGTTCCGATCGTCCGAGCGCCGAGAACGTCGGCGAGTTGGACGGTGGCGACACCGACGCCACCGGTCGCACCCGGGACGAACACGAGGTCACCGGGGCCGACGTCGGCTTCCTCGAGCATACGGAACGCGGTCATGTACGCCACGGGGATCGCTGCCGCGTCCACGGAGTCGACGTTGTCCGGGAGCCGAATAAGTCGATCGGCGTCGACCGCCGCGTACTCCGCGAGGCCGCCGTGGTAGAGATTGAATCGTTCACAGTGGGTTTCCGGCCCGTCACGGCAGTACCGACAGGAGCCACAGGTCTGATTTGGACAGAGCAGAACGCGGTCGCCCGGTTCGACGCTCTCGACGTCGTCGCCGACCGCCGAAACGGTGCCGGCAACGTCCATCCCCGTGACGTACGGCAGCTGGTCTTCTTCAACCCGGAAGCCATCGCGGAGGATCCACAGGTCGTGGTGGTTGATCGAACAGGCCTCGACCTCGAGAACCGCCTCTCCGGGGTTCGCCTCGGGATCGGCGAACGATTCGACTTCGACGTGCTCCGGACTACCGATTCCGGTGAACGCTGCGGCGCGCATACACAGTGTCTGGCACAGCCGGCGATATATAGCTGCTGTTCGGCGAAGTGGTTCCGTGCGTTCAGCTTCAATTCGTGAAAGACAGGTCTCCTCGAGCGGGGTCTCCGAACCCACAGTACGACCGGAACCGCCGTAACGGATCAGTTTCCCGCGATCAGTTCTCGTTTCGGAGCTTGTACTTCTGAATTTTCCCGCTGGGGTTTCGCGGGAGTTCCTCGTGGAACTCGTAATGGCGCGGGCGCTTGAACTCGGCGAGGTCGTCGCTCTCGCGGCAAAATCTCTCGAGTTCGTTCGCGGTTAGCTCACCGTCTGGAACGACGTACGCGACGACACGTTCGCCCCAGTCGTCGTCCGCTTCGCCGATCACTGCGGCCTCGGCGACGCCGTCGTATTGGTAGAGGACGTTCTCGATTTCGGTCGGGTAAATATTCTCGCCGCCGCTGATGATCATGTCGTCGATCCGGTCGACTAAGAAGAGGTAGCCGTCCTCGTTGAGATACCCCGCGTCGCCCGTGAAGAACCAGCCGTCGCGAATCGCGTCCGCGGTCTTCTCCGGTTCGTTCCAGTACTCTTTCATCATCGGCGGCCCCCGGAGGATAATCTCACCCGTCTCACCCGTTTCAACGGTATCGTCGGGACCGACGGGGTCGTTCGGATCCTCGTCCTCGGTTGGCTCGACGATGCGAACCTCGTGGTTCGGCGCGGCGCGACCGACGCTTTCCAGATGCTCGCGGACCTCGAAGGGAAGGATGAACGTCGCGCACGGCCCCATCTCGGTCATTCCGTAGGCCGTGGCGTAGTCCTCCGTGAACGTCTCGATGCACTCCTCGAGCAGCGACGGCGGCATCGGTGCCGCGCCGTAGACGCCGAGAGAAAGCGACGACCCGTCGAACGAGTCGAGTTCGCGTGACGTCTCCAGGAGCTGTCGCCAGATCCGCGAGGCAACGAAGAGGTGGGTCGCGCGTTCCTCGTCGACGACCTCGAGGGCGCGTCGGGCGTCGAAGTCGTGGAGGATCACCGTCTTCGCGCCGAGGTTGATTCGCGCGAGGAGTCCGCAGTTGAGTTCCGCGTTGTGATACAACGGCATCGCCGAGATGCCGACGTCCGCGAAATGTAGCCCCATCTGGCCGGCGTAGAGCGTGTTGTGGTAGGTCGCATCCCGGTGGGAGTGGACGACGCCTTTTGGCCGACCGGTCGTCCCGCTCGTGTACATGATCGCGTACTGGTCCGTCGAATCGATCGAGACTGACGGCGCGGTAGTATCCGACTTCTCGAGGAGGTCGTGGAACCCGACCGCGTACGCCGGCGTTTCTTCGACGTCGTCGTCGATGTAGACGTACTCCTCGACCGTAGAGAACTCACCGCGGCCGTTCTCGACCGTCTCTTGCGTCGCCGCTTCGAAGATGAGAACTGTCGACTCGGAGTCCTCGAGGATGTACCCCACCTCGCTGGGCGCGAGTCGGTAGTTGATGGGGTTGAAGACGGCACCGGCGCGCAGGAGTCCGAACAGTGCAACCGCGAATTCGGCGGAGTTGTGGAGCAACAGCGAGACTCGATCACCCGTTTCGACGCCGCGATCTCGATGCGCGTTCGCGAACCGGTCGACTCGCTCGTCGAGTTCGGCGTAGGTGAGTCGGACGTCCTTCCGAGGGTAGCTGATCGC from Natronorubrum sediminis encodes the following:
- a CDS encoding alcohol dehydrogenase catalytic domain-containing protein — protein: MRAAAFTGIGSPEHVEVESFADPEANPGEAVLEVEACSINHHDLWILRDGFRVEEDQLPYVTGMDVAGTVSAVGDDVESVEPGDRVLLCPNQTCGSCRYCRDGPETHCERFNLYHGGLAEYAAVDADRLIRLPDNVDSVDAAAIPVAYMTAFRMLEEADVGPGDLVFVPGATGGVGVATVQLADVLGARTIGTSTSREKLDRLETLGADYVIESGDPDEIRDAVLEIGRVDVTINHLGGPYTEVGQNVLRRGGRMAICGQTAGPTSTLTMGDLFLNHKRIIGSTMGTQSDLERLVDLVADGRLDPVVYERYSLDDTDQAFADMDDRNALGKLVVEP
- a CDS encoding long-chain-fatty-acid--CoA ligase, whose product is MDYLPTLPETLSRTTRKYPDREAISYPRKDVRLTYAELDERVDRFANAHRDRGVETGDRVSLLLHNSAEFAVALFGLLRAGAVFNPINYRLAPSEVGYILEDSESTVLIFEAATQETVENGRGEFSTVEEYVYIDDDVEETPAYAVGFHDLLEKSDTTAPSVSIDSTDQYAIMYTSGTTGRPKGVVHSHRDATYHNTLYAGQMGLHFADVGISAMPLYHNAELNCGLLARINLGAKTVILHDFDARRALEVVDEERATHLFVASRIWRQLLETSRELDSFDGSSLSLGVYGAAPMPPSLLEECIETFTEDYATAYGMTEMGPCATFILPFEVREHLESVGRAAPNHEVRIVEPTEDEDPNDPVGPDDTVETGETGEIILRGPPMMKEYWNEPEKTADAIRDGWFFTGDAGYLNEDGYLFLVDRIDDMIISGGENIYPTEIENVLYQYDGVAEAAVIGEADDDWGERVVAYVVPDGELTANELERFCRESDDLAEFKRPRHYEFHEELPRNPSGKIQKYKLRNEN